In the genome of Rhizobium rosettiformans, the window CTTCGCTATCGTGGAAGCTTTCTGGATCCTGAGCGGTAGAAACGATGCCAGCCTTGTCAATCGGTGGAATCCATCCCTTCCAAAGTTCGCGGGCCAAACAGCAACGTATGATGGTGCCTATGGGTACCGGCTCCGCAAGCATTTTGGTGTCGATCAAGTCGAGCAAGCGATCGACGCCCTGAATAGCAATCCCTCTACACGCCAGGTCGCGCTGCAGATTTGGAGCGCAAGAGACGATCTTCCCTTCGAAGATGGCCGTCCCCGATCGCTCGACGTCCCTTGCAATGCTGGCTCATTCCTGCGCGTGAAGCATGACGCGCTTCATTGGCTTCAGGTCCTGAGAAGCAACGATCTCAATCGCGGCACGCCGTATAACTTTGTCCAGTTCACCTTGCTGCAGGAATTCATCGCAGGGTGCCTAGGGATCGGTCTGGGTGGTTACACACATATCTGCAACAGCTTGCATGTATATGAAGCAGATCGCGAGACATTCTCGATCGCAGCTGGCCCCACCCCGCGGTCCCGCACTTCGATAAGCTTGCCGCGAAAGGAAGCGTTCGAAGCACTCCAGGATGTCGAGGCGCTGCTCGATCGTCTGAGCGATCCAGAACTTGACGATCGCAAAATTCGTGTGCTGATCGACGACCGGCTCCTGCCCGATGGGCATCAAGATCTACTTCTCATCGCCGCCGCTGACATTGCCCGTCGCAATGGCTGGGTCGACGCCCAATTTGCGGCCGAGAGCGGCTGTAACGATCCGATGCTCCGCGCCGTCTGGAAGAGGTGGTGCGACCGCTTTAGTCCGGCGATGCGTCCCGAAAAGGTTGTCTTCTAAATGGCTAAAGCTCTTATTCTCCATGTTACTGATCCACATTTTTTTGAAGTTGAGGCAAGCCCGCTCTTTCACGATCACAAGGTCACGGTCACGGGTCTGAAGCAGGATTCGCGGCAGGAGATATTTGGCTTGACCCTGGAGCTTCTGTCGAAGCGCCTTCAGGAGCGAAAGGAAACACTGGACGCCGTGATCTTCACGGGCGATGCCCAAGACCGCAATTCCGCGGGCGGCCATCAGGAACTGCGCGAACAGCTCCTCAAACATCTGGCGATCTGCGGCGTTCGGGGAGACAACATTGTTGCCACGCCGGGTAATCACGACGTTAACCGTGAACTTCCTGTTGACGACAAGGAACGTTTCAAGGAGTTCATGAAGACTTGGCGCGACAATGGAGCGATCACTCCGTGGATTGACGGCGAGGAAAATGGAGATGCTAGAAAGCACCGGTTTGAAGATCCGGACAAACTATTCGAAATCTATCCGCTGAATTCAAGTCACTGGGCACAGACGACCTTGACCCCGTCTAAAGCGGTCTCGGGCTTGCTTCCCGCCCTGCAGAATCGATTCGATAAGAAGATTGATCCGGCGGAATTCGAACAGGCATACAATGAACTGATTTTGCCGCAATTGCAGAAACTTGCATCCGCAGACATTGCGCGCGTGTCCCCTGAACAGCTTGATTTCGTCCGCAACCTGATCGGCCAGCAGAATCCCAAGGTCCGGCCACTTCGGATCGTCGCGCTACATCATCATCTGATCGCGCCGAGTGTTGGCGAAGAGTTTCGGCCGTTCGCAGACATCACCAATCTCAGTCTTCTAAGAGCGTTTCTACGCCAAAACGAGATCGACATCGTCGTGCACGGGCACAAGCATGTCGAAAATCTCACCTACGACTACATCTATCCGAATGACGGTCCGCTCAATCTTGAACCGCACCGAATGATGGTGATCTCCGGCGGCGCCCTTGACATCAGACGCGGAGACTCGCCGCTCCGCCTCATCAGACTGTCTGGCATGCCAGGAGCGCCGGAAGTCGAAGTTGAAACCATTCCTTTAGCGGTGCGCGGCCTGAATTTGGAGGATGGACCTCGCCTGAAAGGGCGAGTCTGGCGGACCAATCACACCGTCGGCGGTGGCCCGGTCATCATCACCGGAAACGACATCGATGAGGTCTATTCCCGCGCGGTTCGCGCTGCTCACGAAGAGGCGCAGGGAGGCATGCTTATCGTCCACCTTGACCTCGAAGGGCCAAAGACCGACGAGAGGGCAAAACAGCTGCCCTTTCCTCACAATTACCCGGATCCGGACGGCGAAAAGCCGGGCGATTTTGGGCAAGATTGGGTCCAAAGCCTTGTGTCGTGGTGGCAACTTTCAAGATCCGTCCTGGAAGAACGGATCCCGTATATCCATGGAACACGTCTGGAGCGCTTCGCCGGCAAGTTCAATCAGATGAACCGGCTGATCGCGTTGCTGAAGCAGAACAAATCCACATCCCGCGGCATAGCGACACTGATCGATCCGACGCGCGACTTTACCGCAGATGGGTCGAAGGAGGACTTCGCCTCCTTCTGCTTTATTCAGTTCAAATGGCGATCTGACGGATCGGGCAGCCGTAATCTTCTTGACTGCATCGGCTACTACCGAGCCCAGGAATTTAAGCACTGGTGGCCGATCAATGTTGCCGAACTGCGGGAACTGCAGATGCAGGTTGCCAACGCCGTTGACGGAGTGCCGGGCAGGATTACGACGATCGCTGCTGACGCCCGCGCGGTTTTTACACGCACGCCCGGACAGGTCGCTGTTCCAACCATTGACCGCTGGCTCGACCAGGCCCCGGAAAAGCTTGCAAGCCTGTCGATGATGTTATCGGGGATACCGCTCCCCATGGAACAAGGTCTCGCCCGGACATGGTCGGAGTTTCTCACCGACCAGCAAGCGGCCGCCGATGCAAGCAACTACAATCCGGAAGGGGTGCCAGTCGCCGTCGATGGGCTGCGGATGCTTGAAAGGCTTATATCGCAATTTTCGTCCGAAGATGAACACACCACAGAATTGCGCATGACGCTTCGCAATCTGGCGGACCAGAACGAACGGTACGAGAAATCGTCCCGCGACCGCGCTGATTACGACAAGTGGGCCCCCGCGGCCGCTCACTACGTCAAGAAACTGCAGGCGCTGACGAACCGAACGGTGGCTCCCCCGCGTGCGCCTAAGAGCCGGACTACCGACCGCGTTGAAAGCCACGCCAACGACGCTAGTGCATCGAAAGGCGGGCCCCTAAAGCCGTCGGGTCGGCCGAAGACGAAAACACGCTGAGTGCCAAATTCCCGCACAGAAACAGAGATAGATTCGGATCGACGATCGGCCCAAGCCTCACCGACAACTGTGAGGTCAATCCGGG includes:
- a CDS encoding metallophosphoesterase family protein, translated to MAKALILHVTDPHFFEVEASPLFHDHKVTVTGLKQDSRQEIFGLTLELLSKRLQERKETLDAVIFTGDAQDRNSAGGHQELREQLLKHLAICGVRGDNIVATPGNHDVNRELPVDDKERFKEFMKTWRDNGAITPWIDGEENGDARKHRFEDPDKLFEIYPLNSSHWAQTTLTPSKAVSGLLPALQNRFDKKIDPAEFEQAYNELILPQLQKLASADIARVSPEQLDFVRNLIGQQNPKVRPLRIVALHHHLIAPSVGEEFRPFADITNLSLLRAFLRQNEIDIVVHGHKHVENLTYDYIYPNDGPLNLEPHRMMVISGGALDIRRGDSPLRLIRLSGMPGAPEVEVETIPLAVRGLNLEDGPRLKGRVWRTNHTVGGGPVIITGNDIDEVYSRAVRAAHEEAQGGMLIVHLDLEGPKTDERAKQLPFPHNYPDPDGEKPGDFGQDWVQSLVSWWQLSRSVLEERIPYIHGTRLERFAGKFNQMNRLIALLKQNKSTSRGIATLIDPTRDFTADGSKEDFASFCFIQFKWRSDGSGSRNLLDCIGYYRAQEFKHWWPINVAELRELQMQVANAVDGVPGRITTIAADARAVFTRTPGQVAVPTIDRWLDQAPEKLASLSMMLSGIPLPMEQGLARTWSEFLTDQQAAADASNYNPEGVPVAVDGLRMLERLISQFSSEDEHTTELRMTLRNLADQNERYEKSSRDRADYDKWAPAAAHYVKKLQALTNRTVAPPRAPKSRTTDRVESHANDASASKGGPLKPSGRPKTKTR